Proteins co-encoded in one Desulfomicrobium apsheronum genomic window:
- a CDS encoding response regulator has product MADHAHLLAEIKDNIRGKDPIKARLVLGYLENMDKNIREQVLGAFREAAPEFAVPVLCRFISEHRDMVANLPMVRELLAVKMLAQPQLLAKAISDPQTPCRDMYILMAGELRLEEVVDNLIEALLAATDVGEINQILDTLGEIGDPQATNTVSEFLYSGNRTLIITATKALGKLGTPTAMLRLAERMGTDNQLDLLILDIFAKVQDSISLDKLNEAMRSHYAHLRTYAKKTLVGIGPKAVPILTENLLFDDADLRIHTLNVLGDIGDPAAISPIRKLLHTHPANANVRFAAYEALGLLPLDRGAYVLTQGLSDPVDHVCIAAAKAIDRNFNEIMAAGIKNLASERDEDAQRIIRTAINAQAKQIFLSLMEEERFQPMALSQLSKAHQDIRDFFYSILKEHGYSGLALKLLAPEEKKTVRKRICAVDDSRMILNIYKSTLHELGYEPVLFEFPASALEWLQSNTPEMVLTDLNMPDITGIDLTREIRKSFSKKDLPVIMVTTQDEANDNKAALEAGVNDILRKPFTAESLGAVFKKYL; this is encoded by the coding sequence ATGGCTGATCACGCTCATCTGCTCGCCGAGATCAAGGACAATATCCGAGGGAAAGACCCCATCAAGGCGCGTCTGGTGCTGGGTTACCTGGAGAACATGGATAAAAATATCCGTGAGCAGGTGCTTGGCGCGTTTCGGGAAGCCGCGCCCGAGTTCGCCGTGCCTGTCCTCTGCCGGTTCATTTCCGAACACCGGGACATGGTCGCAAATCTACCGATGGTCAGGGAACTTCTGGCCGTCAAGATGCTGGCCCAGCCCCAATTGCTCGCCAAGGCCATAAGCGACCCTCAGACTCCGTGCCGCGACATGTACATATTGATGGCCGGAGAGCTGCGCCTGGAGGAAGTGGTCGACAATCTGATCGAAGCCCTGCTCGCGGCCACGGACGTAGGCGAAATCAACCAGATCCTCGACACCCTGGGTGAAATCGGCGATCCACAGGCCACCAACACCGTGAGCGAGTTTCTCTACTCCGGCAACCGGACCCTGATCATCACCGCCACCAAGGCCCTTGGCAAGCTGGGCACGCCCACCGCCATGCTGCGGCTTGCGGAACGCATGGGCACGGACAACCAGCTCGATCTGCTCATCCTCGACATCTTCGCCAAGGTCCAGGACTCCATCTCCCTGGACAAGCTCAACGAGGCCATGCGCTCCCATTACGCCCATCTGCGCACCTACGCCAAAAAAACCCTGGTCGGCATCGGTCCCAAGGCCGTGCCCATCCTGACCGAGAATCTACTCTTCGACGACGCAGATCTGCGCATCCATACATTAAATGTGCTGGGCGACATCGGTGACCCGGCCGCCATCTCGCCCATCCGCAAGCTGCTGCACACCCACCCCGCCAACGCCAACGTGCGCTTCGCCGCCTACGAAGCCCTGGGCCTCTTGCCGCTGGACCGTGGGGCTTACGTGCTGACGCAGGGCCTGAGCGATCCGGTGGATCACGTGTGCATCGCCGCCGCCAAGGCCATCGACCGCAATTTCAACGAGATCATGGCCGCCGGAATCAAGAATCTGGCCAGCGAAAGGGATGAGGACGCCCAGCGCATCATAAGGACCGCCATCAACGCCCAGGCCAAACAAATATTCCTGAGCCTCATGGAGGAGGAACGTTTCCAGCCCATGGCCCTCAGTCAGCTGTCGAAGGCCCATCAGGACATCCGGGACTTCTTCTACTCCATTCTCAAAGAACACGGATATTCGGGACTGGCCCTGAAGCTTCTGGCCCCGGAAGAGAAAAAGACGGTCCGCAAGCGCATCTGTGCCGTGGATGACTCGCGCATGATCCTTAACATCTACAAGTCCACCCTGCATGAGCTGGGCTATGAGCCCGTGCTTTTCGAATTCCCGGCCAGCGCCCTGGAATGGCTGCAATCGAACACGCCGGAGATGGTGCTGACGGACCTGAACATGCCGGACATAACCGGCATCGACCTGACCCGGGAAATCCGCAAGTCCTTCTCCAAGAAGGATCTGCCCGTGATCATGGTCACGACCCAAGACGAAGCCAACGACAACAAGGCGGCCCTGGAGGCCGGAGTCAACGACATCCTGCGCAAGCCCTTCACGGCCGAAAGTCTGGGGGCGGTTTTCAAGAAGTATCTGTAG
- a CDS encoding biotin attachment protein produces MIDVKELLRELREEPYEKISIKAPHSGKVEFVAKEPGVRVVGPSGTWKEVPGTLLVRMERENVKKPLFAPQKGEVMSLGEIENGQFVQAGQELMTIRHYLTREEVIARILRRSLSLFLAPEKGKYYFFPDVDIKIKTKGSQSVHIKDGMELFILSRMKRETSIRYSGPDGIIYAVYFETNDSVDRDSPLIGVCPEDQLGQIQEVVSRVQSDWEERD; encoded by the coding sequence GTGATTGACGTTAAAGAATTGTTGCGGGAGCTGCGCGAGGAACCTTACGAGAAGATCTCCATCAAGGCTCCCCATAGCGGAAAAGTGGAATTCGTGGCCAAGGAGCCCGGAGTGCGGGTCGTGGGCCCCAGCGGCACCTGGAAGGAGGTCCCCGGGACTCTGTTGGTCCGGATGGAGCGCGAGAATGTCAAGAAACCTCTGTTCGCCCCGCAGAAGGGCGAGGTCATGTCCCTGGGCGAGATCGAAAACGGCCAGTTCGTGCAGGCCGGTCAGGAACTCATGACCATCCGGCATTACCTGACCCGCGAAGAGGTCATCGCCCGTATCCTGCGCCGCTCCCTGTCCCTGTTTCTGGCCCCGGAGAAGGGTAAGTATTATTTCTTCCCCGACGTGGACATCAAGATCAAGACCAAGGGCAGCCAGAGCGTGCACATAAAGGACGGGATGGAGCTTTTCATCCTTTCGCGCATGAAGCGCGAGACCTCGATCCGGTACAGCGGCCCGGACGGCATCATCTATGCCGTCTATTTCGAGACCAACGACTCCGTGGACCGGGACAGCCCGCTCATCGGAGTCTGTCCCGAAGACCAGCTTGGCCAGATTCAGGAAGTCGTCAGCCGAGTGCAGAGCGACTGGGAGGAGAGAGACTGA
- a CDS encoding biotin carboxylase N-terminal domain-containing protein, giving the protein MKNPIESKKHKVLIANRGEIAIRIMQACRKLGLAFVALFTEPDKDSEHCVLARKLGGDESLYRVSSYLDANEIFAVADQAGATAIHPGYGFFAEDYRFARRVAQREQKLIFIGPSWQVIRELGDKINTKRLARKLGVPTVPGSDKPVTDDLEAEHIAKSLFDFQKEQGINKPVILVKASAGGGGMGIEEVDDLDKFRSVLRRIKSYSKRQFRDEGVLIEQRIFDFNHLEVQIVSDRTGQNPVHFGTRNCSVQSLGHQKRIEVAPGFDPSSLRYAFDAKKVLEDITEYSLRMAREAGYDNVGTWEWIVSPTGQPFLMEVNTRIQVENGVSARIAAIKGKGEVDLIAEQIRVGLGAPLGYTQKDITLNGVGIEYRIIAEDPDNKFSPWVGRITSFGWPEQDWLKLHSQVPTDREYEIPTDFDPNLALAIIWGKDLAEAKARGVEFLNSLNLQGENASGEALKSNVEFLKRKTEGILAF; this is encoded by the coding sequence ATGAAGAACCCCATCGAATCCAAGAAACATAAAGTTCTCATTGCCAATCGGGGTGAGATCGCCATTCGCATCATGCAGGCCTGCCGCAAGCTTGGCCTGGCATTCGTGGCGCTTTTCACCGAGCCGGACAAGGACAGCGAGCACTGCGTCCTGGCGCGCAAACTCGGCGGAGACGAATCCCTGTACCGTGTCAGCTCATATCTCGACGCCAACGAAATCTTTGCCGTGGCGGATCAGGCCGGAGCTACGGCGATTCATCCCGGATACGGCTTCTTTGCCGAGGATTACCGCTTTGCCCGCCGTGTGGCCCAACGCGAGCAGAAGCTCATTTTCATCGGGCCTTCCTGGCAGGTCATCCGCGAGCTCGGCGACAAGATCAACACCAAGCGTCTGGCCCGCAAACTGGGCGTGCCCACGGTGCCCGGATCGGACAAGCCCGTGACGGACGATCTTGAAGCCGAACACATCGCCAAATCCCTGTTCGATTTTCAGAAGGAACAGGGCATCAACAAACCCGTCATCCTGGTCAAGGCCTCGGCCGGGGGCGGCGGCATGGGCATCGAGGAAGTGGACGACCTGGACAAGTTCCGAAGCGTCCTGCGACGCATCAAGAGCTATTCCAAGCGTCAATTCCGCGATGAAGGCGTGCTCATTGAACAGCGCATCTTCGACTTCAACCATCTGGAAGTGCAGATCGTGTCCGACCGCACTGGCCAGAATCCCGTCCATTTCGGCACCCGCAACTGCTCGGTGCAGTCTCTCGGACACCAGAAACGCATCGAGGTCGCGCCCGGGTTCGATCCGTCCTCCCTGCGCTACGCCTTCGACGCGAAGAAGGTGCTCGAAGACATCACCGAATATTCCCTGCGCATGGCCCGCGAAGCCGGTTATGACAATGTCGGCACCTGGGAATGGATCGTCAGCCCCACGGGGCAGCCGTTCCTGATGGAGGTCAACACCCGCATCCAGGTCGAGAACGGGGTCTCCGCGCGCATCGCGGCCATCAAGGGCAAGGGCGAGGTCGATCTCATCGCCGAGCAGATCCGGGTCGGTCTGGGCGCGCCGCTTGGCTACACCCAGAAGGACATCACCCTGAACGGCGTCGGCATCGAATACCGCATCATCGCCGAGGATCCGGACAACAAGTTCTCTCCCTGGGTGGGCCGTATCACCTCCTTTGGCTGGCCGGAGCAGGATTGGCTCAAGCTGCACAGTCAGGTGCCCACGGACCGGGAATACGAGATTCCGACGGACTTCGATCCCAACCTGGCCCTGGCCATCATCTGGGGCAAGGATCTGGCCGAGGCCAAGGCCCGTGGCGTTGAATTCCTGAATTCGCTGAACCTGCAGGGTGAGAACGCTTCCGGCGAAGCCCTGAAGTCCAATGTCGAATTCCTGAAACGCAAGACCGAGGGCATCCTGGCTTTCTAG
- a CDS encoding single-stranded DNA-binding protein, whose product MAGSLNKAILIGRLGRDPEMRYTPSGQPVANFSIATDETYTGKDGQKVEKTEWHRIVVWGKQAEFCGNYLSKGRLVYIEGKIETRKWTDKDGVEKYTTEIKADRVQGLDSRQPEGGYAQAPQYQQRPQAAPQQGGGKAGYDDDMGPAFPSEASGMDDAPF is encoded by the coding sequence ATGGCAGGTAGTCTGAATAAAGCAATCCTGATCGGCCGTTTGGGCCGTGATCCGGAGATGCGCTACACTCCGTCCGGGCAGCCGGTGGCCAATTTTTCCATTGCCACGGATGAGACATACACGGGCAAGGACGGGCAGAAGGTCGAAAAGACCGAATGGCACCGCATCGTGGTCTGGGGCAAGCAGGCTGAATTCTGCGGCAATTATCTTTCCAAGGGCCGCCTGGTCTACATCGAGGGCAAGATCGAGACCCGCAAGTGGACAGACAAGGACGGCGTGGAGAAATACACCACGGAAATCAAGGCCGACCGCGTGCAGGGACTCGATTCCCGCCAGCCCGAAGGCGGCTACGCCCAGGCCCCGCAATACCAGCAGCGCCCCCAGGCCGCACCCCAGCAGGGCGGCGGGAAGGCCGGCTACGACGACGACATGGGCCCGGCCTTCCCTTCCGAGGCCAGCGGGATGGATGACGCGCCGTTTTAG
- a CDS encoding purine-nucleoside phosphorylase, which yields MTDIQTRARTATDWIRKNCPSIPNTALVLGSGLGKWIESAWIQKSIPYADIPGFPVSTVEGHAGALLVAEIKGTPVFVFSGRFHLYEGYSPQEVTLPIACLGLLGTENLILTNAAGALNPLFATGGLMLLTDHINMTGHNPLTGPNVDDWGPRFPDMSQVYCPVLREQAMQAAMNCRQRLEQGVYVAVAGPSLETPAETRMYRIMGADAIGMSTVPEAITAHHMGLKILGISCLTNKNLPDCMAQTSHAEILDQANASADALGSLLSALIPNLGGRHG from the coding sequence ATGACCGATATACAGACCAGAGCCCGCACCGCCACCGACTGGATCAGAAAAAACTGCCCCTCCATCCCCAACACCGCTCTTGTGCTCGGCAGCGGCCTGGGAAAATGGATCGAATCGGCATGGATTCAAAAAAGCATCCCCTATGCGGACATCCCCGGGTTCCCGGTCTCCACCGTTGAAGGACACGCAGGGGCCCTTCTTGTGGCCGAGATAAAGGGCACGCCGGTCTTTGTCTTTTCCGGCCGCTTTCATCTCTACGAGGGCTACAGCCCGCAGGAAGTGACGCTGCCCATCGCCTGCCTTGGTCTGCTCGGGACCGAAAACCTGATCCTGACCAATGCCGCCGGAGCCCTGAATCCCCTGTTTGCCACCGGCGGGCTCATGCTGCTGACCGACCACATCAACATGACCGGACACAACCCTCTGACCGGCCCCAATGTCGACGACTGGGGACCGCGTTTCCCGGACATGTCCCAGGTGTATTGCCCCGTCCTGCGCGAGCAGGCCATGCAGGCCGCCATGAATTGCAGACAGCGCCTGGAACAGGGAGTCTACGTGGCCGTGGCCGGCCCCAGCCTTGAAACTCCGGCCGAGACGCGCATGTATCGCATCATGGGAGCCGACGCCATCGGCATGTCCACGGTGCCCGAAGCCATCACCGCCCACCACATGGGCCTCAAAATCCTGGGCATATCCTGCCTGACCAACAAGAACCTGCCGGATTGCATGGCCCAGACGTCTCACGCAGAGATTCTGGACCAGGCCAATGCCTCCGCCGATGCCCTGGGCTCGCTCCTGTCCGCCCTCATCCCCAACCTGGGAGGTCGCCATGGCTGA
- a CDS encoding carboxyl transferase domain-containing protein: MDIEKRIQELRDRLKYILDIFGPDENTNVIMLEAKLGEYVAREPGLPKQEAIRQLETLEELFRFLEKKLERELTPMNKVRIVRHPQRICLKDILENVYDNYTEIGGQDEYSIDPSMLIARAYITRRRGNKVHNQAVMVIGQEKGHGQEFRNGGSVKPWGNAKALYYMKVAETENIPIHTYIFTPGSYPIEDYPGAAQQIADNLYDMAGLKVPIVAVISEGGSGGAEAIGLADTRIMMSHGYYSVISPEGAAAIEGRLRGGQRAEPKLIEHCAKQLKMTADDNRAMGFVDWKINEPELGARPEHYDFFRKLRKSVVSSTDEIVLNVRGMRFFRSLALRRHKGADVYVRWSLDSRAKERLLWTRYMKFRRMAQDAYLDKRHWLSRGSDWTSEFISSLYSYFRYDLFGKQHKKVTELAEDMHAEMQVVVGRSSRYWKNVMSKLSFGKTKKDVDKAGLTSLSAWDDGAQNSGKWQYVSPQAKLDRAVVCPNTAVHGCLDQWAPDLFGEWAGVCSFCGHHFPMEYQWYLHNIFDPGSIYEVFSEIESTNPLKFEGFDLKLDEAKRKTGHKCGCMTFEARIEGTSVMVAMFMGAFRGGSVGAAEGEKFIRAMERARKKQLPFLSYVHGTAGIRIQEGVNGVIQMPRCTMAVRRYTEAGGLYLVLYDTNSYAGPVASFLGCSPYQFSVRSANIGFAGPGVIKETTGMDIPPNYHNAYQALARGHIQGIWDRREIRGNLVQSLQTMGGRNLYYR; encoded by the coding sequence ATGGATATCGAAAAACGCATACAAGAACTTCGGGACCGCCTGAAATATATTCTGGACATCTTCGGACCCGATGAAAATACCAATGTCATCATGCTTGAAGCCAAGCTCGGCGAGTATGTCGCTCGCGAGCCGGGCCTGCCCAAGCAGGAAGCCATAAGGCAACTGGAAACTCTGGAAGAGCTGTTTCGCTTCCTGGAGAAGAAGCTCGAACGCGAGCTGACCCCCATGAACAAGGTGCGCATCGTCCGGCACCCGCAACGCATCTGCCTCAAGGACATCCTTGAAAACGTGTACGACAACTACACCGAGATCGGCGGTCAGGACGAGTACAGCATCGATCCGAGCATGCTCATCGCCCGAGCCTACATCACCCGCAGGCGTGGCAACAAGGTCCACAACCAGGCCGTCATGGTCATCGGTCAGGAAAAGGGGCACGGCCAGGAGTTCCGCAACGGCGGTTCCGTCAAGCCCTGGGGCAACGCCAAGGCTCTGTACTACATGAAGGTCGCCGAGACCGAGAACATTCCGATCCACACCTACATCTTCACACCGGGCTCCTACCCCATCGAGGACTATCCCGGCGCGGCGCAGCAGATTGCCGACAACCTCTATGACATGGCCGGCCTCAAGGTGCCCATCGTGGCGGTCATTTCCGAAGGCGGTTCCGGCGGAGCCGAGGCCATTGGCCTTGCCGACACGCGCATCATGATGTCGCACGGCTACTATTCGGTCATCTCGCCCGAGGGCGCGGCCGCCATCGAAGGCCGCCTGCGCGGCGGGCAGCGCGCCGAACCCAAACTCATCGAGCACTGTGCCAAGCAGCTCAAGATGACGGCGGACGACAACCGCGCCATGGGTTTTGTGGACTGGAAGATCAATGAGCCCGAGCTTGGCGCGCGGCCCGAGCATTACGACTTCTTCCGCAAGCTGCGTAAATCCGTGGTCTCTTCGACGGACGAGATAGTCCTGAACGTCCGGGGAATGCGCTTTTTCCGGTCCCTTGCGCTGCGGCGTCACAAGGGCGCGGACGTGTACGTGCGCTGGAGCCTCGACAGCCGGGCCAAGGAGCGTCTGCTCTGGACCCGCTACATGAAGTTCCGTCGCATGGCCCAGGACGCCTACCTGGACAAGCGCCATTGGCTCAGCCGGGGCAGCGACTGGACCAGTGAGTTCATATCCTCCCTGTACTCCTATTTCCGCTACGATCTCTTCGGCAAGCAGCACAAGAAGGTCACGGAGCTGGCTGAGGACATGCACGCGGAGATGCAGGTCGTGGTCGGCCGCTCTTCGCGATACTGGAAGAACGTCATGTCCAAGCTGTCTTTCGGCAAGACCAAGAAGGACGTGGACAAGGCCGGACTGACTTCCCTGTCCGCCTGGGACGACGGTGCGCAGAACAGCGGCAAGTGGCAGTACGTCAGCCCCCAGGCCAAGCTCGACCGGGCCGTGGTCTGCCCCAACACCGCCGTGCACGGATGCCTTGACCAGTGGGCCCCGGATCTCTTCGGGGAGTGGGCCGGAGTGTGCAGCTTTTGCGGGCACCATTTTCCCATGGAATACCAGTGGTATCTGCACAACATCTTCGATCCCGGCTCCATCTACGAGGTCTTCAGCGAGATCGAGTCCACCAATCCCCTGAAGTTCGAGGGATTCGACCTCAAGCTCGACGAGGCCAAGCGCAAGACCGGCCACAAGTGCGGGTGCATGACCTTTGAAGCCCGCATCGAGGGCACTTCGGTCATGGTCGCCATGTTCATGGGCGCTTTCCGTGGCGGCAGCGTAGGCGCGGCCGAGGGCGAGAAGTTCATTCGCGCCATGGAAAGGGCGCGCAAGAAGCAGCTGCCTTTCCTGTCCTATGTGCACGGCACCGCAGGCATCCGCATCCAGGAAGGCGTCAACGGCGTCATCCAGATGCCGCGCTGCACCATGGCAGTGCGCCGCTACACCGAAGCCGGCGGCCTGTATCTGGTGCTCTACGACACCAATTCCTACGCCGGGCCCGTGGCCAGCTTTCTGGGATGCTCGCCGTACCAGTTCTCGGTGCGTTCGGCCAATATCGGTTTCGCCGGTCCCGGAGTCATCAAGGAGACTACAGGCATGGATATCCCGCCCAATTACCACAACGCCTATCAGGCGCTGGCTCGCGGGCATATCCAGGGCATCTGGGATCGCCGGGAAATCCGGGGCAACCTGGTCCAGTCCCTGCAAACCATGGGCGGCCGCAACCTTTATTACCGTTAG
- a CDS encoding DUF362 domain-containing protein, translating into MEKAKVYFTDFRTVAFGDGLPTKLKKMLRKAGIGEIDMDGKFVAIKLHFGELGNISYLRPNYAKAVADLVKEFGGKPFLTDCNTMYPGKRKNALEHLECAWENGFSPLSVGCPILIGDGLKGTDDIAVPVVGGEYVKEAKIGRAVMDADVFVSLTHFKGHEMTGFGGAIKNIGMGCGSRAGKTEQHSGGKASIDEAKCRGCMACLKECANEGLFFDEEAGKMRVNEDNCVGCGRCLGACNFDAIAFRNFAANELLNKRMAEYTKAVVDGRPHFHISLIVDVSPNCDCHGENDAPILPNLGMFASFDPLALDQACVDACMKAKPLPGSQLYENLSKPDFLDHHDHFKNSTPQSEWRSCLDHAEKIGLGTRDYELISVK; encoded by the coding sequence ATGGAGAAGGCGAAGGTTTATTTTACCGATTTTCGCACGGTGGCATTTGGAGACGGGCTGCCCACCAAGCTCAAGAAGATGCTCAGAAAGGCCGGGATCGGGGAGATCGACATGGACGGAAAGTTCGTGGCCATCAAGCTGCATTTTGGGGAACTGGGCAACATCAGCTATCTGCGTCCCAACTATGCCAAGGCCGTGGCCGACCTGGTCAAGGAGTTTGGCGGCAAGCCGTTTTTGACCGACTGCAACACCATGTACCCGGGCAAGCGCAAGAACGCTCTCGAGCATCTGGAATGCGCCTGGGAAAACGGGTTCTCGCCGCTGTCGGTCGGCTGCCCCATCCTCATCGGGGACGGGCTGAAGGGAACCGACGATATCGCGGTGCCCGTGGTCGGCGGGGAATATGTCAAGGAAGCCAAGATCGGGCGGGCCGTCATGGACGCGGACGTGTTCGTCAGCCTGACGCATTTCAAGGGACATGAGATGACCGGTTTCGGCGGGGCCATCAAGAATATCGGCATGGGCTGTGGCTCTCGGGCCGGCAAGACCGAGCAGCACAGCGGCGGCAAGGCCTCCATCGACGAGGCCAAATGCCGGGGCTGCATGGCCTGCCTGAAGGAATGCGCCAACGAGGGGCTTTTCTTCGACGAGGAAGCAGGGAAAATGCGCGTCAACGAGGACAATTGCGTCGGCTGCGGCCGCTGTCTCGGGGCGTGTAATTTCGACGCCATCGCATTCAGGAATTTCGCGGCCAACGAGCTCCTGAACAAGCGCATGGCGGAATATACCAAGGCGGTCGTGGACGGCCGTCCACACTTCCACATCTCGCTTATCGTGGATGTCTCCCCCAACTGCGACTGTCACGGCGAAAACGACGCGCCCATCCTGCCCAACCTCGGGATGTTCGCTTCCTTCGACCCGTTGGCCCTGGACCAGGCCTGCGTGGACGCCTGCATGAAGGCCAAGCCGCTCCCGGGGAGCCAGCTCTACGAAAACTTGTCAAAGCCGGATTTTCTGGACCATCACGACCACTTCAAGAACTCCACGCCCCAGTCGGAATGGCGTTCCTGCCTCGATCATGCGGAAAAGATCGGACTGGGTACCCGGGACTATGAGCTGATCTCCGTCAAATAA